The Gammaproteobacteria bacterium genome includes the window TGTGTAGCAGCCAGCGTCCAAGAGTGCCCCGGCGCCAAGGGCTTTTTTGTAATTGTAAAACGGTAGGCAAAGCACGCGCTGCGAATACTCCTCCGTTATAGGGAGATGGTCGGGCCGATACCCAAGCCTGATTCCCATTGTTCCCGGTTGGATCGGGGATATTATGTGATTTCACTTGGTCTCAGTCTGAACACCATCATTCGCCGTGATATTTCGCCACGATTTCTTTCTGAATGGGTTAATCTCCAGCCTCATTCCGCTGATTGTTCCAGTTACTATGCTGAGAACGATACTGGCAAGACGATTGATAATAGCCACGCTGATAGCCAACTCCGGATTAACTGAGAACTGCATTAGCAAAAGAACCAACACGGCATCGTAGCCGCCTAATCCCATCGGCATCATTGACAGAATACCCGCAAACAAGCTAACGGTTGTAATCATAAAGATCACTCCCCAATCCAAATCAATGCCAAGTAATGAGAAGATAGCCCAGTGCCGCAGCACATGACTTGCGATATCCAACAACATAATGCAGGATGCCAGCGCAACAGAATGATATGTGATGGTAGTTAGGGCTCGTGTAAGTCCTCTAGCAGATTTGGCGACGGTATGCCCTATCCCACTTTCGCCGGCACTAGGAAA containing:
- a CDS encoding lysylphosphatidylglycerol synthase transmembrane domain-containing protein; translation: MSEFLPSLPDSIHLMYIVPLLLATVAHFLAEPLRWFIYLRSSLHTAYRILFYIFSLTALISFSLPLKMGLPARIYLLKRRAGLGIMHCSTLLMLDGLINYTCWGFTSIAGVYLMARENILQTNLIMIYIVSIFLLALTVFIWKQRSKLFPSAGESGIGHTVAKSARGLTRALTTITYHSVALASCIMLLDIASHVLRHWAIFSLLGIDLDWGVIFMITTVSLFAGILSMMPMGLGGYDAVLVLLLMQFSVNPELAISVAIINRLASIVLSIVTGTISGMRLEINPFRKKSWRNITANDGVQTETK